From Bacteroidales bacterium, one genomic window encodes:
- a CDS encoding YraN family protein, with protein MERKVTTEKGKEGEDIALEFLQSKGLRLLSRNWRCGHLELDIVMEDDKMLHIVEVRSREYPVVIEPFATVDAAKRKKVIAAAAGFVKRNRIKKEVVFDVVSVVFMPQGHTVEYFPNAFAPSW; from the coding sequence ATGGAGAGAAAGGTAACAACGGAGAAGGGAAAAGAGGGGGAGGATATTGCCCTTGAATTCTTGCAAAGCAAGGGTTTGAGGCTGTTGTCCCGCAACTGGAGGTGCGGACATCTGGAGCTGGATATTGTGATGGAAGATGATAAGATGCTGCATATAGTGGAGGTGAGGAGCAGAGAGTATCCGGTTGTTATTGAGCCCTTCGCCACAGTTGACGCTGCAAAGCGGAAAAAGGTAATCGCCGCCGCAGCAGGGTTCGTTAAAAGAAACCGTATTAAGAAAGAGGTTGTATTTGATGTGGTATCCGTGGTGTTTATGCCACAGGGACATACCGTTGAGTATTTCCCAAATGCATTTGCGCCGTCTTGGTAA
- a CDS encoding acetyl-CoA carboxylase biotin carboxyl carrier protein subunit codes for MKKAETKSTTIKKSTKRNYKISSLAAAKEEGAKVTQPKPDVAKDLEKKFDDKEKELNKEEKKVRAIPEVADAVVTPAAEQAKHLQLHEEGTAYKTFFTKKFLERKKWQAPDITKVLSHIPGSVIQIFVKPGDEVRKGSKLMIYEAMKMKNVVNAPYDGKIKEVNVKVGEHLPKDSVLVTYEKFHAAASEEHGRGHHHRSRR; via the coding sequence ATGAAAAAAGCTGAAACTAAATCTACAACAATAAAAAAGAGTACTAAGCGTAATTATAAGATTTCTTCATTGGCAGCCGCAAAGGAAGAGGGTGCGAAGGTAACGCAACCTAAGCCCGATGTTGCAAAGGATCTAGAGAAAAAATTTGATGATAAGGAAAAGGAGCTGAATAAAGAGGAGAAGAAAGTACGTGCTATTCCGGAGGTTGCCGATGCGGTAGTTACTCCTGCGGCCGAGCAGGCAAAACATCTGCAGCTGCATGAAGAAGGAACGGCGTATAAAACTTTCTTCACCAAGAAATTTCTTGAGCGCAAGAAGTGGCAGGCCCCTGATATTACAAAAGTGCTTTCTCATATCCCCGGTTCTGTAATTCAGATATTTGTGAAGCCTGGAGATGAGGTCCGCAAGGGAAGCAAACTTATGATTTATGAGGCAATGAAGATGAAAAATGTTGTCAATGCCCCATACGATGGAAAAATCAAAGAGGTTAATGTAAAAGTTGGAGAGCACCTTCCTAAAGATTCTGTGCTGGTGACTTATGAGAAGTTTCATGCTGCCGCATCTGAGGAGCATGGGCGCGGACATCACCATCGCAGCAGGAGATAG
- a CDS encoding acyl-CoA carboxylase subunit beta, whose amino-acid sequence MSLLSEKISDLQKRTAQALQGGGEKAVAKQIAMGKLPARERIRQLLDEGTFYEYDLFIQHDAKEFGMDKKILAGDGVVIGTGKINGQPVAIYAQDFTVAGGSLGSMHARKITKIMDYALRMRIPLIGINDSGGARIQEGVNSLAGYGEIFFRNTLNSGVIPQISVILGPCAGGAVYSPALTDFVFVVDKISKMFITGPEVIKSVLGEEIDMESLGGARVHCEITGNAHFFAETEEQCFKQIKTLLSYLPANNKVAAVVKKTEEPDKKYKIEKIVPADATAPYDVRNVIRSLTDSSDFIEVQELWAKNIVVGFGRMHGKTVGFVANQPLYLAGVLDCDSSDKAAKFIRFCDAFNIPIVTLEDMPGYLPGVDQEHAGVIRHGAKVLYAYSEATVPKITVILRKAYGGGYIAMNSRHLRADFVFAWPTAEIAVMGPEGAANIIFRKEIMEAADPEAMRKQKVAEYKEKFANPYVAASKGYIDSVINPADTRKFILQSLEISVDKYAGGPSKKHGLPPF is encoded by the coding sequence ATGAGTTTACTAAGCGAAAAAATCTCCGATTTGCAGAAGCGTACAGCTCAAGCATTGCAGGGAGGAGGTGAAAAGGCCGTTGCAAAACAAATTGCAATGGGCAAGCTCCCAGCCAGGGAGCGCATTAGGCAGCTATTAGACGAGGGAACGTTTTATGAGTACGATTTGTTCATTCAGCATGACGCTAAAGAGTTTGGAATGGACAAAAAAATTCTTGCCGGAGACGGAGTGGTTATTGGTACCGGCAAGATTAACGGCCAGCCGGTAGCAATTTATGCTCAGGACTTTACGGTTGCCGGGGGTTCCCTTGGCAGTATGCATGCAAGAAAGATTACCAAAATAATGGATTACGCCTTAAGGATGAGAATTCCGCTGATTGGAATTAATGATTCCGGCGGTGCGCGTATCCAGGAAGGTGTTAATTCTCTTGCGGGTTATGGAGAAATCTTCTTCAGAAACACACTTAACAGCGGCGTAATTCCGCAGATTTCAGTCATTTTGGGACCATGCGCAGGTGGCGCAGTTTATTCTCCCGCATTGACTGATTTTGTTTTTGTGGTAGATAAGATTTCTAAAATGTTTATCACGGGTCCGGAGGTTATCAAATCAGTTCTTGGAGAAGAGATTGATATGGAGAGTCTTGGCGGAGCCCGCGTTCATTGTGAAATTACGGGTAATGCCCATTTCTTTGCAGAGACAGAGGAGCAGTGCTTTAAACAAATAAAGACTTTGCTTTCATATTTGCCTGCAAATAACAAGGTTGCTGCTGTAGTTAAAAAGACAGAGGAGCCGGACAAGAAGTACAAGATTGAGAAAATTGTCCCTGCTGATGCAACCGCTCCTTATGATGTCCGCAACGTTATCAGGTCCTTGACAGACAGCTCAGATTTTATTGAGGTTCAGGAACTTTGGGCAAAGAACATTGTTGTGGGCTTTGGAAGAATGCACGGAAAGACAGTTGGCTTTGTTGCCAATCAGCCGTTGTATCTTGCCGGAGTGCTGGATTGCGACTCTTCAGATAAGGCAGCTAAGTTCATAAGATTCTGTGATGCCTTTAATATCCCGATAGTTACTTTGGAGGATATGCCGGGTTATCTGCCTGGAGTTGACCAGGAGCACGCAGGTGTTATCAGGCATGGAGCAAAAGTTCTTTATGCATATTCAGAGGCCACGGTTCCAAAGATTACCGTTATCCTTAGAAAGGCATACGGAGGAGGCTATATTGCAATGAACTCCCGCCACTTAAGAGCAGATTTTGTTTTTGCATGGCCGACAGCAGAGATTGCAGTTATGGGACCGGAAGGGGCAGCAAACATTATTTTCCGCAAGGAAATTATGGAGGCCGCAGATCCTGAGGCAATGAGAAAACAAAAAGTTGCAGAATATAAAGAGAAGTTTGCAAATCCTTATGTAGCAGCATCAAAGGGTTATATAGATTCAGTTATCAACCCTGCCGACACAAGGAAATTTATACTTCAGTCTCTAGAGATTTCAGTTGACAAATACGCCGGCGGTCCTAGCAAGAAGCACGGCCTTCCACCATTTTAA
- the gcvP gene encoding aminomethyl-transferring glycine dehydrogenase produces MTLSFAQRHIGPREKDIREMLSALKVNSMEELVKQTVPENILLKKDLEMDAPMTENQYLAKLKEMVGKNKNFRSLIGQGFYGTGVLPVIVRNIFENPCWYTSYTPYQAEISQGRLEALLIFQTVISSLTGFPLSNCSMLDDAQSAGEAMRMMYNVRSRNAVKAGKNVIFVDQNIFPQVLSVLKTRATGLGFVIQTGDYKTYQVDPMCFGALVQYPAANGEVRDYAEFCKKMHDNDALVTAYCDILSLAMLKEPAAWGADVAVGSTQRLGLPMGFGGPVAGYMATKDEYKRFIPGRIIGVSVDRLGNKAVRLALQTREQHIKREKATSNVCTATALNATMAGMFAVYHGPEGITSIAENASKFAHRVARHLREAGYKLAVADEHFFDTIEIQGCEGGSCKFDVAAIRKKAEDAGFNFYYTPDGFIRISFDELSCKEEVHKILPIFGIEPCCHGGEGHGQGCCHGAEMGAAQEGGHCCCKNLDGFMQRETPILTESVFNSYHSETAMMRFIKMLERKDISLAHSMIPLGSCTMKLNAAVEMMPLSWSELTNVHPLAPKNQVEGYMQLIREVEKDLCTITGFDACSLQPNSGAAGEYAGLTTIRRYYKATGKENRNVMIIPTSAHGTNPASAAMAGYEIVLVGCDDRGNINVDELKEKAEANKDNLAGLMITYPSTHGVFEVKIKEIMDIIHSCGGMVYMDGANMNAQVGLTNPATIGADICHLNLHKTFAMPHGGGGPGVGPICCTSTLKPYLPGSPYDSETGGRDMESVSASAYGNAMLLPITHAYIKLLGAEGLKEASEVAILNANYIAARLHPDYEVVYAGATGRVAHECLIDCRDFKEKYGVGSGEIAKRLMDFGFHAPTLSFPVHETLMIEPTESEPKEEMDRFIDALKTIKGECEKIKSGEYDAHDNPLANAPHPALECCSDNWAHKYSRMTAAYPLEWVKENKFWPAVSKIDDGYGDRNLVSCCEN; encoded by the coding sequence ATGACATTATCATTTGCGCAAAGACACATAGGCCCAAGAGAGAAAGATATCAGGGAGATGCTTTCCGCTCTTAAGGTTAATTCTATGGAAGAGCTTGTTAAACAAACTGTTCCGGAGAACATTTTATTAAAGAAGGATTTGGAGATGGACGCTCCAATGACGGAAAATCAATACCTGGCAAAACTTAAGGAGATGGTTGGAAAGAACAAGAACTTCCGCTCTTTGATTGGACAGGGGTTTTATGGCACCGGCGTGCTTCCGGTAATTGTGAGGAATATTTTTGAAAATCCTTGCTGGTATACCTCCTACACCCCTTATCAGGCTGAGATTTCACAAGGCCGTCTGGAGGCCCTTCTGATTTTCCAAACAGTAATTAGCTCACTTACAGGCTTTCCGTTGTCCAACTGCTCTATGCTGGACGATGCGCAGTCTGCAGGAGAGGCTATGAGAATGATGTACAATGTCCGCAGCCGCAACGCCGTTAAGGCGGGGAAAAATGTGATTTTTGTTGATCAAAACATTTTCCCTCAGGTACTTTCCGTGCTTAAGACACGTGCTACAGGTCTTGGATTTGTCATTCAGACAGGAGATTACAAGACGTATCAGGTTGACCCTATGTGTTTTGGAGCGCTGGTTCAGTATCCTGCAGCCAACGGAGAGGTTAGGGACTATGCGGAGTTCTGCAAGAAAATGCATGATAATGATGCACTTGTAACGGCATACTGCGATATCCTTTCCCTTGCAATGCTAAAAGAGCCCGCAGCGTGGGGCGCAGACGTAGCTGTCGGGAGTACGCAAAGACTTGGACTTCCTATGGGCTTTGGCGGACCTGTGGCAGGCTATATGGCTACAAAAGATGAATACAAGAGATTTATTCCGGGCAGAATTATTGGAGTTTCTGTTGACCGTCTTGGAAATAAGGCAGTTAGACTAGCTCTTCAGACCCGCGAACAGCATATTAAGAGGGAGAAGGCGACTTCTAATGTCTGCACCGCAACTGCTTTGAACGCCACAATGGCGGGAATGTTTGCGGTTTATCATGGACCTGAGGGAATTACTTCCATTGCAGAGAACGCTTCAAAATTTGCCCACAGAGTAGCGCGCCATTTGAGAGAGGCTGGCTACAAGCTGGCCGTTGCAGATGAGCATTTCTTTGACACAATTGAAATTCAGGGATGTGAAGGAGGCTCATGCAAATTTGATGTTGCAGCAATCCGCAAGAAAGCTGAGGATGCCGGCTTTAATTTCTATTATACTCCCGATGGTTTCATCCGCATAAGCTTTGATGAGCTTTCATGCAAAGAAGAGGTACATAAGATTCTTCCGATATTTGGAATTGAGCCTTGCTGCCACGGCGGAGAGGGACACGGACAAGGATGCTGCCATGGTGCAGAAATGGGCGCCGCACAAGAAGGCGGACATTGCTGCTGCAAAAACTTGGACGGCTTCATGCAGAGAGAAACCCCTATTTTAACAGAGAGCGTTTTCAACTCTTATCATTCAGAGACTGCAATGATGAGATTCATCAAAATGCTTGAGCGCAAGGATATTTCACTTGCACATTCAATGATTCCTCTTGGCTCATGCACAATGAAGCTTAATGCTGCCGTTGAGATGATGCCGCTTAGCTGGAGCGAACTTACCAACGTTCACCCTCTTGCACCTAAAAATCAGGTGGAAGGTTATATGCAGCTGATTAGAGAGGTTGAAAAAGACCTTTGCACAATTACCGGTTTTGACGCCTGCTCTTTGCAGCCAAATTCCGGAGCAGCAGGGGAATACGCAGGTCTTACAACAATAAGAAGATATTACAAAGCTACAGGAAAAGAGAACAGAAACGTAATGATTATCCCAACTTCCGCACACGGGACAAATCCGGCAAGTGCTGCAATGGCGGGATATGAAATTGTTCTTGTAGGCTGCGATGACCGCGGAAATATTAATGTAGATGAACTTAAAGAGAAGGCAGAAGCTAACAAGGATAACCTTGCAGGCCTAATGATTACATATCCTTCTACTCACGGAGTTTTTGAGGTTAAGATTAAAGAGATCATGGATATCATTCACAGCTGCGGCGGAATGGTTTACATGGACGGTGCAAATATGAATGCTCAGGTTGGTCTTACAAATCCTGCAACAATTGGTGCGGATATTTGCCACTTGAATTTGCATAAGACTTTTGCAATGCCTCACGGAGGCGGCGGTCCCGGCGTTGGACCTATCTGCTGCACAAGCACTTTGAAGCCTTATCTGCCTGGCAGTCCTTATGATTCAGAGACCGGCGGAAGAGATATGGAGTCTGTCAGCGCATCCGCTTACGGAAATGCAATGCTGCTTCCTATTACTCATGCTTATATTAAACTTCTTGGCGCAGAGGGACTTAAAGAGGCATCTGAAGTTGCTATTCTTAATGCAAATTATATTGCGGCGCGCTTGCATCCTGATTATGAGGTTGTTTACGCAGGAGCAACTGGAAGAGTTGCACATGAGTGCTTAATAGACTGTCGTGATTTTAAAGAGAAATATGGCGTTGGTTCAGGTGAAATTGCAAAGAGATTAATGGACTTTGGATTCCATGCTCCTACATTGTCATTCCCTGTACATGAGACACTTATGATTGAGCCTACGGAGAGCGAGCCAAAGGAGGAGATGGACAGATTCATAGATGCTCTTAAGACAATTAAGGGCGAGTGCGAGAAGATTAAGAGCGGAGAATATGATGCTCACGATAATCCTCTTGCAAATGCTCCGCATCCTGCATTGGAGTGCTGCTCAGATAATTGGGCTCACAAGTATTCTCGCATGACTGCGGCTTATCCGCTGGAGTGGGTGAAAGAGAACAAGTTCTGGCCGGCTGTATCAAAAATTGATGATGGCTACGGAGACAGAAATCTTGTCAGCTGCTGCGAGAACTAA
- a CDS encoding nucleotidyl transferase AbiEii/AbiGii toxin family protein, producing the protein MFQILKDIYSDVKLAECLGFKGGSALMFFYDLPRFSVDLDFNLLDDTEQKTVHNKLKAILQKYGKVADEAEKYFGLILVLDYGAGERKLKVEISTRQYDNYYEIKNLFGVAVKVLAEPDMFAHKLCALLDRKEVTNRDIFDCCFFMQKHVPINNMIVEERMKMKLADYIQKCIDKLNKMSDRGLLNGLGELTDEETKKFVRTKMRAETISLLKFYKDYPILSS; encoded by the coding sequence ATGTTTCAGATACTGAAAGATATTTATTCAGATGTGAAACTTGCTGAATGCCTTGGATTTAAGGGTGGGTCTGCATTGATGTTTTTTTATGACTTGCCACGTTTTTCCGTTGACTTGGATTTTAATTTGCTGGACGATACAGAGCAAAAAACAGTTCATAACAAGCTGAAGGCCATTTTGCAGAAATACGGAAAAGTTGCGGATGAAGCTGAAAAATACTTTGGGCTTATTTTAGTGTTGGATTATGGTGCAGGAGAAAGAAAATTAAAGGTGGAAATATCTACAAGACAATATGATAACTACTATGAAATAAAAAATTTATTTGGAGTAGCAGTAAAAGTGCTGGCAGAGCCGGATATGTTTGCGCACAAACTTTGTGCGTTGCTGGATAGAAAGGAGGTTACCAACAGAGATATTTTTGATTGTTGTTTCTTTATGCAAAAACATGTGCCAATTAATAATATGATAGTTGAGGAACGCATGAAAATGAAACTTGCCGATTATATTCAAAAGTGCATAGATAAATTAAATAAGATGAGCGACAGGGGATTGTTAAATGGACTTGGAGAATTGACAGATGAAGAGACAAAGAAATTTGTCCGCACTAAAATGAGAGCTGAAACAATCTCTTTATTAAAGTTTTACAAAGATTATCCGATATTGTCATCTTAG
- the smpB gene encoding SsrA-binding protein SmpB translates to MQKTKSKIDIKNKKAGFEYEFLENYTAGIVLAGTEIKSIRAGKASLVDSYCFFDHGELYVKGMHIADYWWASYNRKDPKRDRKLLLKKKELKKLQRSVKEKGLTIVASRLFIADNGYAKLNISLARGKKEYDKRETIKQKDMRRAEQRGEDY, encoded by the coding sequence ATGCAAAAGACTAAAAGCAAGATAGATATAAAGAACAAGAAGGCGGGATTCGAGTACGAATTTCTGGAAAACTACACCGCCGGAATTGTCCTGGCCGGTACCGAGATTAAATCCATCAGGGCCGGAAAAGCCTCTCTTGTAGATAGTTATTGCTTCTTTGACCACGGAGAGCTGTACGTCAAGGGGATGCATATAGCGGATTACTGGTGGGCCAGCTACAACCGCAAAGACCCCAAAAGAGACCGCAAGCTGCTGCTTAAAAAGAAAGAACTTAAAAAGCTGCAACGCTCTGTAAAAGAGAAGGGACTCACGATAGTTGCTTCTCGCCTGTTCATTGCAGATAATGGCTACGCAAAACTCAACATCTCACTTGCCAGAGGCAAGAAAGAGTATGATAAACGTGAAACCATAAAGCAAAAAGATATGCGCCGTGCGGAACAAAGAGGAGAGGATTATTAA
- a CDS encoding SGNH/GDSL hydrolase family protein produces the protein MKKILTAVAVCAAFLMTAQYAGAQKVSDLEFENVKDLIAQGRAIMIGQAEKGTADSAYYYRLPNRMNGVVRKELWDLGKNSAGIAIRFSSNAKCIGLKWTLINNFSMAHMAGTGIRGLDIYTLADYANPSDGVDKSANTGEKFKEAFKSLGKDAKRVGKKAVNTVTGKSNWIYVGVVFPNGKNSSSVFVRKMDGTQREYLMYLPLYDGIENLEIGVDSSAKISAPQSADLLPANVQGQSSKKLPIVFYGTSVTQGGCASRPGMAYPAIVERALGRETINLGFSGNGRMDKSMANFVTKIPASAYVIDCLANCDYNMVRDSSDYFITKIAAAHPNVPVVMVTNYRYPQQNVSSSLQEEMDKENALWKSIFERLAKKYTNLHYLDISGNVIDNEDTVDGTHLTDRGFTHIAQEFIGELRSVMD, from the coding sequence ATGAAAAAGATTTTAACGGCGGTGGCAGTTTGTGCGGCATTTTTAATGACTGCGCAATATGCTGGTGCACAAAAGGTTTCAGACCTGGAATTTGAAAATGTGAAAGATTTGATAGCCCAGGGGAGGGCGATTATGATTGGACAGGCGGAGAAGGGGACGGCGGATAGCGCGTATTATTATCGTTTGCCAAATAGAATGAATGGTGTTGTTCGCAAGGAGCTTTGGGATTTGGGAAAAAATTCTGCCGGTATTGCTATTAGATTTTCATCTAATGCAAAGTGCATTGGCCTTAAATGGACACTGATAAATAATTTCAGCATGGCTCACATGGCTGGTACAGGTATCAGAGGATTAGATATTTACACTCTTGCAGATTATGCAAATCCGTCTGATGGAGTTGATAAAAGTGCAAATACCGGAGAAAAATTTAAGGAGGCGTTTAAATCTCTTGGCAAGGATGCAAAAAGAGTTGGAAAGAAAGCGGTTAATACTGTGACTGGTAAAAGCAACTGGATTTATGTTGGCGTTGTTTTTCCTAACGGAAAAAATTCCTCCAGCGTTTTTGTCCGCAAGATGGATGGAACTCAAAGAGAATATTTGATGTATTTGCCTCTGTATGATGGTATTGAGAATCTTGAGATTGGAGTTGACAGCAGTGCTAAAATTTCTGCTCCTCAGTCAGCAGATTTGCTTCCTGCAAATGTTCAGGGTCAGTCAAGCAAAAAATTGCCAATTGTATTTTATGGAACAAGCGTAACTCAAGGCGGGTGCGCTTCTCGTCCCGGTATGGCATATCCTGCAATCGTTGAGCGCGCTCTTGGAAGAGAGACAATTAATCTGGGCTTCAGCGGCAACGGACGCATGGATAAATCAATGGCAAATTTTGTAACCAAGATTCCTGCATCTGCGTATGTAATTGATTGCCTGGCAAATTGCGATTATAATATGGTCAGAGACAGTTCAGATTATTTCATTACCAAGATTGCTGCGGCGCATCCAAATGTCCCCGTGGTAATGGTTACAAATTATAGATATCCTCAGCAGAACGTAAGTTCTTCTTTACAAGAAGAGATGGATAAAGAGAATGCTCTTTGGAAATCTATTTTTGAGAGACTGGCTAAGAAATACACTAATCTCCATTACTTAGATATCTCAGGAAATGTAATTGACAATGAAGATACTGTAGATGGTACTCATTTGACAGACAGAGGATTCACCCATATTGCACAGGAGTTCATTGGGGAATTAAGATCCGTGATGGATTAA
- the miaA gene encoding tRNA (adenosine(37)-N6)-dimethylallyltransferase MiaA, with protein sequence MIDSQNIFSEIIKVPADYDMLCILGPTASGKTKFAVECAKKISDAHLQNRRGGFQKVEGQSFVAEIISADSRQVYRGMDIGTGKDLEEYDGVPYHLIDIVEAGEKYNVFRYKQDFQKVYDEIVARGAFPILCGGSGLYIEAVCTGYELKEVAPDHALREELEKKEMPELIQMLAELKASNNSEPHNNTDFDSKKRVIRAIEIEKAEAAGRSEKSGICGEDAEGKPVGIKIKVKYIGLNPDREIRNARIDRRLQQRLDGGMVDEVKKLLDGGIKAEDLIYYGLEYKFVTQYITGQLSFDEMKEHLAIAIHQFAKRQMTWFRGMERKGINIEWIKLPE encoded by the coding sequence ATGATTGATAGTCAAAATATATTTTCTGAAATAATTAAAGTTCCCGCAGATTATGATATGCTCTGCATCCTTGGCCCCACCGCAAGCGGCAAGACAAAGTTTGCCGTTGAGTGCGCAAAAAAAATCTCGGATGCGCATTTGCAAAACAGACGCGGAGGATTTCAAAAAGTTGAAGGTCAATCATTTGTTGCGGAAATAATTTCTGCTGACTCGCGACAGGTTTACCGCGGGATGGATATTGGTACGGGAAAGGATTTGGAGGAATATGACGGTGTGCCGTATCACTTAATTGATATTGTGGAGGCGGGTGAAAAATACAATGTTTTCCGGTATAAGCAGGATTTCCAAAAGGTTTACGATGAGATAGTTGCGCGCGGAGCATTTCCAATTCTCTGCGGCGGAAGCGGTTTATATATAGAGGCCGTTTGCACCGGTTATGAGCTGAAAGAAGTTGCCCCTGACCACGCGCTTAGGGAGGAGCTGGAGAAGAAAGAGATGCCGGAACTTATTCAAATGCTTGCGGAATTAAAAGCAAGCAACAACTCTGAGCCACACAACAATACAGACTTTGACAGCAAGAAGAGAGTTATCCGCGCAATTGAAATTGAAAAAGCTGAGGCGGCGGGGAGATCAGAGAAAAGTGGTATATGTGGTGAGGACGCAGAGGGGAAACCTGTCGGGATAAAAATAAAAGTCAAATATATTGGTCTTAATCCGGACAGGGAAATACGCAATGCGCGTATTGACAGAAGATTACAGCAGCGGCTGGACGGCGGCATGGTAGATGAGGTGAAGAAACTTTTGGATGGCGGCATAAAAGCCGAAGACCTGATTTATTACGGATTGGAATATAAGTTTGTGACTCAGTATATTACGGGACAGCTGAGCTTTGATGAAATGAAGGAGCATCTTGCAATTGCAATTCATCAGTTTGCAAAAAGGCAGATGACCTGGTTCCGGGGAATGGAGAGGAAAGGGATAAATATTGAGTGGATAAAACTACCCGAGTAA
- the lgt gene encoding prolipoprotein diacylglyceryl transferase — translation MNIITSVNTLFNLLFIRWNVSPYLLHIGHFAVRWYGILFITGFILGYWMFTKFYKAEALPLKLLDPMLYMLLICALVGARLGHIIFYEPHYYFVEHPEEILKVWHGGLASHGGAIAILFGVWWYVHKYGKQYHFDFLWVMDRLAIAVPFAGMFIRLGNLMNSEIYGVTTSLPWGFIFERNGELMPKHPTQLYEALSYCLIGVIMVLIYCYAHKKVHRGFLFGLFLTLLFAARFFIEFVKEPQEAFENNMSLDMGQWLSIPFILVGLFFLIRSFYIKTPTRIYPVETPAVK, via the coding sequence ATGAATATAATAACATCTGTTAATACCCTATTTAACCTGCTGTTTATACGCTGGAATGTTTCTCCATACCTTTTGCATATTGGACATTTTGCTGTTAGGTGGTATGGCATTCTTTTTATAACGGGCTTTATATTAGGTTATTGGATGTTTACAAAGTTCTACAAGGCAGAGGCGCTTCCTCTAAAGTTGCTGGACCCGATGCTTTATATGCTTTTGATTTGCGCCCTGGTTGGAGCGCGTCTTGGTCATATAATCTTCTATGAACCACACTATTATTTTGTTGAGCATCCGGAGGAGATTCTTAAAGTATGGCACGGCGGGCTTGCAAGTCACGGCGGCGCAATTGCAATTTTGTTTGGAGTGTGGTGGTATGTTCACAAGTATGGCAAGCAGTATCATTTTGATTTCTTGTGGGTTATGGATAGGCTCGCGATAGCTGTTCCCTTTGCGGGTATGTTTATCAGGCTTGGAAATCTCATGAACTCAGAGATTTACGGAGTTACGACATCTCTTCCTTGGGGTTTCATTTTTGAGCGCAACGGAGAGCTGATGCCAAAACATCCCACTCAACTTTATGAGGCGCTTTCATATTGCCTGATTGGCGTAATTATGGTGCTGATTTATTGTTATGCCCATAAGAAAGTTCACAGAGGATTTTTATTTGGTCTTTTTCTTACGCTTCTGTTTGCCGCCAGATTCTTTATTGAATTTGTCAAAGAGCCGCAAGAAGCCTTTGAAAATAATATGTCTTTAGACATGGGGCAGTGGCTAAGCATTCCGTTTATTTTGGTTGGCCTGTTCTTCCTCATCAGGAGTTTTTACATAAAAACTCCAACCAGGATTTACCCTGTAGAAACTCCGGCCGTTAAATAA